TCGCGTTGGCTCGCCGAGCACCGCTTCGGCTTCGTCGTCGGTGAGGAGGCTGCACGCGTCTTCGATCCCGCTGTCAGTACACGCGGCGAGCCCCAGTACGAGCACGAACACGAGCAGCCCCACCCGAGCGCTCATCCGGCTTCGGCCTCTGCCTCCGCCTCTCGCGCCTGCTCGGCTGGCGTTGCGACTCGCGACGACGGTCCCATCGCAAAGTAGATGGCCATCAGCGCGTACACAACGAAGCATGCAGCCGCGCTCACGAACGCGAGCCCGATCGTCGCGCCATAGACGACGGGACCAACCAATGATCGCCGAATCGCGAGCTTGACCCGTTCAGGTGCGATGCCTTCGACCAGCAGCTCGGGACGACGATCGAGTCGCATCCACATGCCGAGGAACGCAAGCCCGATCCCAAGCATGGCGGTGCTGTAGATCGCCGCCGCGATGTGCGCGTTCGCGCCGCCGTCGCGCATGTAGGTCGCCAACAGCGAGGTCGGGAAGGGCAGAAAGGCGATCCCGAGGAGCAGAAGCAGGTTCAAGAACATCAGCGGGCGATCGACGGTCGTGATCCGCTCGAACATCGAGTGATGGCTCACCCACATGATCCCGATCACGACGAAGGACAGGATGAACGCGGCGAAGGATGTCCAGTCGTCGACCAGCGCGTCGAACAGGTCGCCGTCCTTGACCTTCGGAACGTCGAGGGTGAGGACGAGCAGCGTGATCGCGATCGCGATCACTCCGTCGCTGAACGCCTCCATCCGCAGCGTCGTCGTGCTCGGGATCCTCCCGCGGCCTCGACCGGAAACTGATGCGGGCTGCGCCACCCGCCCACGCTATGCAATGCAGCAGCGGTCGGTGCGAACAAGCCGATCGGGGTGGAGGACCCGCAGGATGGCCAAGCGCTCCCGATTCCTCGAGCAGACCCAGGTGGCGGCCCTCGCCGACCAGCCCGACGGCTACCGCGCCGTGCTCACCGACGACTGGAACTGCCCGATCGTCCCCCACGGCGGGGTGGTGACCGCGGTGGCGCTGCGGGCGACGGCGGCGGCCCTGGATGCTCCAGAGCAGCGCCTGCGCTCCCTCACCTCGACCTTCATCGCGCCGGTGCAGCCTGGCGCCATCGATGTGGACGTCGAGGTGCTGCGTCGAGGTCGCTCGATCTCACAGGTCTCCGCGTCAGCGCACAACGTGGGCGAGGCTGAAGGGCTGCGCTGCGTCGCCGTGTTCGGGGGCGAGCGGCGTGGCTTCGAGTTCACCGAGCTCGAGATGCCGGATGTGCCACCGCCCGACGAGTGCCCGTCGTGGCGTGACGCTCCTGCGGACGCTCCGGCGCGCCACGTCGTGTTCAACTTCTGGGACCACGTCGAGAGCCGCATGGCGCTCGGCCACCTCCCGTGGATGCCCTACGAACCGACCACGGCGCAGCGTGTCTACTGGTACCGCTTCGATGAGCCGCCCGTCGTCGACGGCTCTCTCGACCGACTTGCGCTCGTGGCGCTCTGCGACACGATGCCCGGCGCGGTCGCCGAGCGGCTTGGCAGCGGGGACGGCTGGATACCGCCGAGCATGGATCTCACCGTGCACCTGTTCGGCGACACATCGGCGGAGTGGATTCTTGCGAACAACCGCGCCCACCACGCCGGGGACGGCTACGCGTCGGTTGACATCGAGCTCTGGGACCCGAACGGACAACTGCTCGCGTACGCGACGCAGACGATGTTCTTCGCGTTCTTGGACTAGAAGCGCTCAACCCACGGGGTGGCTCGCTCTACGAGATGCCGGGGGTGATGGTCTGGTCGTCGGTCGGCACGGCTGAGGCGTCGATCGGGAAGCCGTCCGCGTCGTAGACCGGCGCCTCAGGGTCGCGTTGATCCTCGTCCAAGCCCTCCGCACGGGCCCGACGTCGAGCTCGCTTCTCGGCCTGGCGTTCCTGCCGAGCGATCTCGCGCTGGCGTTTCTCGAAAGTGGGTCGCTGCTTGTTGCGACTGCCCACGGTGATCTCCTGGGTCGGGGGGTTCTGTACGCGCAACCGCCGGGAACCTGGCAGTTCCCGGCGGGCGCGGGTGACGTCAGACGACGCGGACGTTCTGGGCTTCTTCGCCCTTCCGGCCCGGGGCCACGTCGAACTCGACCGTTTGACCTTCGTCGAGGGTTCGGTAGCCGTCGCCTTGGATGGATGAGAAGTGGACGAAGACGTCGTCGCCGCCCTCACGCGAGATGAAGCCGTAACCCTTCTCGGCGTTGAACCACTTCACTGTGCCTTGTGTTGCCATTCCGTCGTGCTCCCATGTGTGTCTCTGCCCCGTTCCATGCCAGCAAGCCGACTCGGGGCTGCGTACGGGACTCGGTAGCGAAGGTGCACGACGCGGCTGGTCTCACGGGGAACAGCGACAAGAGAGGCCGAACCGGTGAAATAGTGCGTGTCGCGGCTTTACAACCGATTGCTGACACCACAACGGTAGCAGACCCCGGATCAGCGCCTGTACACCGGCACTTCCTCGGGAACCGTTGCCGGCTCTCGGCGCCGGGCGAAGTGGAAGTAGACGAGCAGGCTCGCCACCGCCGCCCAGGCACACCACAGTGAGGTCACGGCGTCGGCTCTCACCCACGCCAAGAAGACCACGGCAGAGAGGTTCAGGGCGCCGAAGATCACGATGCGCCGATGGCTGGAGATGAGGAAGGCGCCACACGTCGCGATCACGTACAGGACCGTCACCAGGTCCGCGTGCGCGCCGGCGCCGGTGTACTCGAGTGTGTGCCCGCTGATCCTCGCCGCGATGCCGTCATCGGTCATGGCCCAGGTGAGGTACAGGCCCACTGCCGCACCGATCGCGAGCAGCGCGCCGATCCATCGTCGACGGCTCCGGAGCGGTTCCACGAGGAGGATGCTCAAGGGGACGAGCAGCGGCAACAGCGCCCACGCATAGAGGACGTAGGCATACAGGGCGACCCGGCCGGCCGACGCCGGGAGGTGGCCCTCGAGGTCGAGCCACACGAAGCCTTCGGCAGCTTGGTGCGCGGCGAACCCAAGTGGGAGCGCGGCGAGGGGGAGCTCGCGTCGCGAGTGCGGCTCGGTGAGCGTCGCCACGCCAATTGCCCCGACGACTGCGGCGCCCACAAAGTCGGCCTCAGCAGAGAAGCACATGCAGCACTCCCTGTCGCTCGGTCCGGGGGACGGTACGCCCCGGTAGCGCAAATGCCAAGACTTTTTGCCCGTGGAATCGAACCACGAACATGCGGCGATGGCGGCCTAATCTCTCGGCATGCGAGACAAATCCCCGCGATCCGGCAAAGACAAAAAGCAGGGCAAGAGCCTCAAAGAGAAGCGCGCGGTCAAGAACGCCAAGCGCGCGGAGCGATCAGCCCACCGCTCCGACTAGCGCACGCGGCGCGGCTCCCGAACGGGGCGGCGTGACGGCTTCGACGCAGGGCAGCGGCTCGTCCCGAACTTCTAGTTCGCGTCCGCGAGGGCGTTGATCTTGTCCAAGTGCGGCTGTTGCTCGGCTGAGTCGAGGAAGGACGCGAGGAATGAGTTGCGCGCCAAGTCGCAGAGCTCGTGCGCGCTCAGCCTCAGAGCGTGTGCAGTCGCCGTGTAGTTCTCGGTGACGTATCCACCGAAATATGCGGGATCGTCGGAGCTCACCGTCACGCGCACACCGCGGCGCAGCAGATCCGCGATGTTGTGCTCTTCGAGTGTCGGGAACACGCGGAGCTTGACGTTGGACAATGGGCACACGGTGAGGGGAACCTGCTCCGCGATCAACCGCTCCACGAGGCGTTCGTCCTCGGTGCATCGCACGCCGTGGTCAATTCGATCGACGTGCAAGAGATCGAGCGCCTGCCACATGTACTCGGGTGGTCCCTCCTCCCCCGCATGCGCAACGGTGCGCAGTCCGTGCGCTCTCGCACGATCGAACACCTCGCAGAACTTCTCTGGCGGATGCCCGACCTCGGCCGAGTCGAGACCGACCGCGGTGATGTCGGCGCCATGAGCGACTGCCGCATCGAGCGTGCCCATGGCTGACTCCGCGCTCTGATCCCGCAGGAAGCACAGGATCACCCGCGACGACACGCGCAGCTCGCGCTCCCCGTCCGCCAGCGCGGCGTGGATGCCCTCGACGACGATCCCGTAGGCAATCCCACGGTCGGTGTGGGTCTGAGGGTCGAAGAAGATCTCGGCGTGGCGGACTCCGTCGGCGGCCGCTCGACGGAGGTACGCCATGGTCAGGTCGTAGAAGTCG
The nucleotide sequence above comes from Acidimicrobiia bacterium. Encoded proteins:
- a CDS encoding thioesterase family protein; this translates as MAKRSRFLEQTQVAALADQPDGYRAVLTDDWNCPIVPHGGVVTAVALRATAAALDAPEQRLRSLTSTFIAPVQPGAIDVDVEVLRRGRSISQVSASAHNVGEAEGLRCVAVFGGERRGFEFTELEMPDVPPPDECPSWRDAPADAPARHVVFNFWDHVESRMALGHLPWMPYEPTTAQRVYWYRFDEPPVVDGSLDRLALVALCDTMPGAVAERLGSGDGWIPPSMDLTVHLFGDTSAEWILANNRAHHAGDGYASVDIELWDPNGQLLAYATQTMFFAFLD
- a CDS encoding DUF6629 family protein translates to MCFSAEADFVGAAVVGAIGVATLTEPHSRRELPLAALPLGFAAHQAAEGFVWLDLEGHLPASAGRVALYAYVLYAWALLPLLVPLSILLVEPLRSRRRWIGALLAIGAAVGLYLTWAMTDDGIAARISGHTLEYTGAGAHADLVTVLYVIATCGAFLISSHRRIVIFGALNLSAVVFLAWVRADAVTSLWCAWAAVASLLVYFHFARRREPATVPEEVPVYRR
- a CDS encoding adenosine deaminase: MNADELIAVLPKAELHLHIEGTLEPELMFALAERNRVRVPYPDVEAVRRAYVFDDLQSFLDIYYAGCRVLVTERDFYDLTMAYLRRAAADGVRHAEIFFDPQTHTDRGIAYGIVVEGIHAALADGERELRVSSRVILCFLRDQSAESAMGTLDAAVAHGADITAVGLDSAEVGHPPEKFCEVFDRARAHGLRTVAHAGEEGPPEYMWQALDLLHVDRIDHGVRCTEDERLVERLIAEQVPLTVCPLSNVKLRVFPTLEEHNIADLLRRGVRVTVSSDDPAYFGGYVTENYTATAHALRLSAHELCDLARNSFLASFLDSAEQQPHLDKINALADAN
- a CDS encoding TMEM175 family protein; protein product: MEAFSDGVIAIAITLLVLTLDVPKVKDGDLFDALVDDWTSFAAFILSFVVIGIMWVSHHSMFERITTVDRPLMFLNLLLLLGIAFLPFPTSLLATYMRDGGANAHIAAAIYSTAMLGIGLAFLGMWMRLDRRPELLVEGIAPERVKLAIRRSLVGPVVYGATIGLAFVSAAACFVVYALMAIYFAMGPSSRVATPAEQAREAEAEAEAG
- a CDS encoding cold-shock protein, whose translation is MATQGTVKWFNAEKGYGFISREGGDDVFVHFSSIQGDGYRTLDEGQTVEFDVAPGRKGEEAQNVRVV